One genomic segment of Chelonia mydas isolate rCheMyd1 chromosome 1, rCheMyd1.pri.v2, whole genome shotgun sequence includes these proteins:
- the LOC102946206 gene encoding ecto-ADP-ribosyltransferase 5-like isoform X4, protein MIQICLQLHLSGACGTEGECGPVDKAADWERGDQGFPPRSARGPLGVTMGKSLYLAFFYQPLSALDSAEGCWNHDEASADPLDILLSSHLAGNPSGFKDEHGRAIIAYTDNDFHSELNAAVRGAGTSRAHYMASFHFKAFHYYLTRASQLLRGRCDMMYKRTVYRGVSVRLQHTGSGHIRFGYFASSSFDIGVAKKFGMDTLLTIHTCSGVEIRAFSCIQEEEEVLIPVHEIFNVSRRQGSNRFVLQSTNRTCSHFNCAYLGGEKNQMCVDNSATRGGIAFPSVLSHLLFGGSIILVHVAALKRFAGFSIVVFVLLTFSL, encoded by the exons ATGATACAAATCTGCCTGCAGTTACACCTGTCCGGTGCCTGTGGAACCGAGGGGGAGTGTGGGCCAGTGGATAAGGCAGCTGACTGGGAGCGAGGAGACCAAGGCTTTCCTCCCAGATCTGCCCGTGGCCCGCTGGGTGTGACAATGGGCAAGTCACTCTACCTCGCTTTCTTCTACCAGCCTTTGTCTGCTCTAGATT CCGCAGAGGGATGTTGGAACCATGATGAAGCCTCTGCTGATCCCCTTGACATACTTCTGTCTTCACACCTGGCTGGGAATCCCTCAG GCTTTAAAGATGAGCATGGAAGAGCCATAATAGCCTACACTGACAATGACTTTCACAGTGAGTTGAATGCAGCAGTCAGAGGGGCTGGGACATCGCGAGCTCATTACATGGCCAGTTTCCACTTCAAAGCCTTTCATTATTATTTGACAAGAGCTTCACAGCTCTTACGAGGGAGGTGTGATATGATGTACAAAAGGACGGTGTACCGGGGGGTTTCTGTCAGACTTCAGCACACGGGATCAGGTCACATTAGGTTTGGATACTTTGCCTCTTCGTCTTTTGATATAGGAGTAGCTAAGAAATTTGGCATGGACACATTGCTCACCATTCACACTTGCTCTGGTGTTGAGATCAGGGCCTTCTCATGCattcaggaggaggaagaagtgtTAATCCCAGTCCATGAGATATTCAATGTGTCCCGAAGACAAGGGAGTAACCGCTTTGTCCTCCAGAGCACAAACCGGACCTGCAGCCATTTTAACTGTGCATACCTGGGTG GAGAGAAGAACCAAATGTGTGTTGACAACTCTG CTACCAGAGGCGGCATCGCCTTCCCCAGTGTTCTGAGCCATTTACTGTTTGGAGGATCCATCATCCTGGTCCACGTTGCTGCTCTGAAGCGGTTTGCTGGTTTCTCAATTGTCGTATTTGTGTTACTCACTTTTTCCCTCTAA
- the LOC102946206 gene encoding ecto-ADP-ribosyltransferase 5-like isoform X2: MLRPLLIPLTYFCLHTWLGIPQAKCQVELSMMDDAFDDQYLACAEEMDGIAPGLLEKEKSMSSLFSRVWENSEKKWELVKKKISLPTGFKDEHGRAIIAYTDNDFHSELNAAVRGAGTSRAHYMASFHFKAFHYYLTRASQLLRGRCDMMYKRTVYRGVSVRLQHTGSGHIRFGYFASSSFDIGVAKKFGMDTLLTIHTCSGVEIRAFSCIQEEEEVLIPVHEIFNVSRRQGSNRFVLQSTNRTCSHFNCAYLGGEYWAEHEKYLCGAICCGEFENPTSGRADERDADLGTCHQDRGRQAATTLAAREDLGLARVDTGSQALT; the protein is encoded by the exons ATGCTGAGGCCTCTGCTGATCCCCTTGAC ATACTTCTGTCTTCACACCTGGCTGGGAATCCCTCAG GCAAAATGTCAGGTGGAGCTGAGCATGATGGATGATGCTTTTGATGACCAATATCTAGCATGTGCTGAAGAAATGGATGGAATTGCACCTGGACTGCTAGAAAAAGAAAAGTCCATGTCCTCACTGTTTAGCAGGGTGTGGGAAAACTCAGAAAAAAAATGGGAACTTGTAAAGAAAAAGATTTCTCTGCCCACAGGCTTTAAAGATGAGCATGGAAGAGCCATAATAGCCTACACTGACAATGACTTTCACAGTGAGTTGAATGCAGCAGTCAGAGGGGCTGGGACATCGCGAGCTCATTACATGGCCAGTTTCCACTTCAAAGCCTTTCATTATTATTTGACAAGAGCTTCACAGCTCTTACGAGGGAGGTGTGATATGATGTACAAAAGGACGGTGTACCGGGGGGTTTCTGTCAGACTTCAGCACACGGGATCAGGTCACATTAGGTTTGGATACTTTGCCTCTTCGTCTTTTGATATAGGAGTAGCTAAGAAATTTGGCATGGACACATTGCTCACCATTCACACTTGCTCTGGTGTTGAGATCAGGGCCTTCTCATGCattcaggaggaggaagaagtgtTAATCCCAGTCCATGAGATATTCAATGTGTCCCGAAGACAAGGGAGTAACCGCTTTGTCCTCCAGAGCACAAACCGGACCTGCAGCCATTTTAACTGTGCATACCTGGGTGGTGAGTACTGGGCTGAACATGAGAAATATCTGTGTGGGGCTATTTGCTGTGGAGAATTTGAAAACCCCACTTCAGGGAGAGCTGATGAGAGGGACGCTGACTTGGGGACTTGCCACCAGGACCGGGGGAGACAGGCTGCCACGACTCTTGCTGCTAGGGAGGACCTCGGGCTGGCGAGGGTGGACACTGGGTCCCAAGCGCTCACTTAG
- the LOC102943522 gene encoding ecto-ADP-ribosyltransferase 5-like isoform X1 produces the protein MLRPLLILLTYFCLHTWLGIPQAKCQVELSMMDDALDDQYLGCAEKMDEIAPELLENETAMSSLFRTVWEKSKLKWDLVKREISLPPDFKDEFGRALVAYTDNTTETSSITFSTTFNDAVSGTKRSRADYMARFQFKAFHYYLTRALQLLRGRCDVTYNMTLYRGTKSQYSGSGLIRFGYFASSSVNKREAETFGTDTLFTIHTCFGVKIWNISYSPSQEEVLIPVHEIFSVSLGKENNNFVLRSTNRTCSHFNCAYLGGEYWAEHEKYLCGAFCCGEFENPISGRADKSDANLRTCHQGWGRQAAMTLAAREGSGWGG, from the exons ATGCTGAGGCCTCTGCTGATCCTCTTGACATACTTCTGTCTTCACACCTGGCTGGGAATCCCTCAG GCAAAATGTCAGGTGGAGCTGAGCATGATGGATGACGCTCTTGATGACCAATATCTAGGATGTGCTGAAAAAATGGATGAAATTGCACCTGAACTGCTAGAGAACGAAACTGCCATGTCCTCGCTGTTTAGGACAGTGTGGGAAAAGTCAAAACTAAAATGGGATCTTGtaaagagagagatttctctGCCCCCAGACTTTAAGGATGAGTTTGGAAGAGCCTTAGTAGCCTATACGGACAACACCACCGAAACCAGCAGCATAACTTTTTCAACTACATTTAATGATGCAGTGAGTGGGACTAAGAGATCTCGGGCGGATTACATGGCCCGTTTCCAGTTCAAAGCCTTTCATTATTATTTGACAAGAGCTTTGCAGCTCTTACGAGGGAGGTGTGATGTGACGTATAACATGACGCTGTACCGGGGCACTAAGTCTCAGTACAGCGGATCAGGTCTCATCAGGTTTGGATACTTTGCCTCTTCATCTGTTAATAAACGAGAGGCTGAGACATTTGGCACGGACACACTCTTCACCATCCACACGTGCTTTGGCGTGAAGATCTGGAACATCTCATACAGTCCTTCCCAAGAAGAAGTGTTAATCCCAGTCCATGAGATATTCAGTGTATCCCTAGGAAAAGAGAACAACAACTTTGTCCTCCGGAGCACAAACCGGACCTGCAGCCATTTTAACTGTGCATACCTGGGTGGTGAGTACTGGGCTGAACACGAGAAATATTTGTGTGGGGCTTTTTGCTGTGGTGAATTTGAAAACCCCATTTCAGGGAGAGCTGATAAGAGTGATGCTAACTTGCGGACTTGccaccagggctgggggagacaggCTGCCATGACTCTTGCTGCTAgagagggctcaggctggggtggGTAG
- the LOC102943522 gene encoding ecto-ADP-ribosyltransferase 5-like isoform X2, which translates to MLRPLLILLTYFCLHTWLGIPQAKCQVELSMMDDALDDQYLGCAEKMDEIAPELLENETAMSSLFRTVWEKSKLKWDLVKREISLPPDFKDEFGRALVAYTDNTTETSSITFSTTFNDAVSGTKRSRADYMARFQFKAFHYYLTRALQLLRGRCDVTYNMTLYRGTKSQYSGSGLIRFGYFASSSVNKREAETFGTDTLFTIHTCFGVKIWNISYSPSQEEVLIPVHEIFSVSLGKENNNFVLRSTNRTCSHFNCAYLGGEEDRNMCLQFCYQKRPGLPQ; encoded by the exons ATGCTGAGGCCTCTGCTGATCCTCTTGACATACTTCTGTCTTCACACCTGGCTGGGAATCCCTCAG GCAAAATGTCAGGTGGAGCTGAGCATGATGGATGACGCTCTTGATGACCAATATCTAGGATGTGCTGAAAAAATGGATGAAATTGCACCTGAACTGCTAGAGAACGAAACTGCCATGTCCTCGCTGTTTAGGACAGTGTGGGAAAAGTCAAAACTAAAATGGGATCTTGtaaagagagagatttctctGCCCCCAGACTTTAAGGATGAGTTTGGAAGAGCCTTAGTAGCCTATACGGACAACACCACCGAAACCAGCAGCATAACTTTTTCAACTACATTTAATGATGCAGTGAGTGGGACTAAGAGATCTCGGGCGGATTACATGGCCCGTTTCCAGTTCAAAGCCTTTCATTATTATTTGACAAGAGCTTTGCAGCTCTTACGAGGGAGGTGTGATGTGACGTATAACATGACGCTGTACCGGGGCACTAAGTCTCAGTACAGCGGATCAGGTCTCATCAGGTTTGGATACTTTGCCTCTTCATCTGTTAATAAACGAGAGGCTGAGACATTTGGCACGGACACACTCTTCACCATCCACACGTGCTTTGGCGTGAAGATCTGGAACATCTCATACAGTCCTTCCCAAGAAGAAGTGTTAATCCCAGTCCATGAGATATTCAGTGTATCCCTAGGAAAAGAGAACAACAACTTTGTCCTCCGGAGCACAAACCGGACCTGCAGCCATTTTAACTGTGCATACCTGGGTGGTGAG GAGGACCGAAACATGTGTTTACAATTCTG CTACCAGAAGAGGCCTGGCCTTCCGCAGTGA
- the LOC102946206 gene encoding ecto-ADP-ribosyltransferase 5-like isoform X5: protein MMKPLLIPLTYFCLHTWLGIPQAKCQVELSMMDDAFDDQYLACAEEMDGIAPGLLEKEKSMSSLFSRVWENSEKKWELVKKKISLPTGFKDEHGRAIIAYTDNDFHSELNAAVRGAGTSRAHYMASFHFKAFHYYLTRASQLLRGRCDMMYKRTVYRGVSVRLQHTGSGHIRFGYFASSSFDIGVAKKFGMDTLLTIHTCSGVEIRAFSCIQEEEEVLIPVHEIFNVSRRQGSNRFVLQSTNRTCSHFNCAYLGGEKNQMCVDNSATRGGIAFPSVLSHLLFGGSIILVHVAALKRFAGFSIVVFVLLTFSL, encoded by the exons ATGATGAAGCCTCTGCTGATCCCCTTGACATACTTCTGTCTTCACACCTGGCTGGGAATCCCTCAG GCAAAATGTCAGGTGGAGCTGAGCATGATGGATGATGCTTTTGATGACCAATATCTAGCATGTGCTGAAGAAATGGATGGAATTGCACCTGGACTGCTAGAAAAAGAAAAGTCCATGTCCTCACTGTTTAGCAGGGTGTGGGAAAACTCAGAAAAAAAATGGGAACTTGTAAAGAAAAAGATTTCTCTGCCCACAGGCTTTAAAGATGAGCATGGAAGAGCCATAATAGCCTACACTGACAATGACTTTCACAGTGAGTTGAATGCAGCAGTCAGAGGGGCTGGGACATCGCGAGCTCATTACATGGCCAGTTTCCACTTCAAAGCCTTTCATTATTATTTGACAAGAGCTTCACAGCTCTTACGAGGGAGGTGTGATATGATGTACAAAAGGACGGTGTACCGGGGGGTTTCTGTCAGACTTCAGCACACGGGATCAGGTCACATTAGGTTTGGATACTTTGCCTCTTCGTCTTTTGATATAGGAGTAGCTAAGAAATTTGGCATGGACACATTGCTCACCATTCACACTTGCTCTGGTGTTGAGATCAGGGCCTTCTCATGCattcaggaggaggaagaagtgtTAATCCCAGTCCATGAGATATTCAATGTGTCCCGAAGACAAGGGAGTAACCGCTTTGTCCTCCAGAGCACAAACCGGACCTGCAGCCATTTTAACTGTGCATACCTGGGTG GAGAGAAGAACCAAATGTGTGTTGACAACTCTG CTACCAGAGGCGGCATCGCCTTCCCCAGTGTTCTGAGCCATTTACTGTTTGGAGGATCCATCATCCTGGTCCACGTTGCTGCTCTGAAGCGGTTTGCTGGTTTCTCAATTGTCGTATTTGTGTTACTCACTTTTTCCCTCTAA
- the LOC102946206 gene encoding ecto-ADP-ribosyltransferase 5-like isoform X1, producing MIQICLQLHLSGACGTEGECGPVDKAADWERGDQGFPPRSARGPLGVTMGKSLYLAFFYQPLSALDSAEGCWNHDEASADPLDILLSSHLAGNPSGFKDEHGRAIIAYTDNDFHSELNAAVRGAGTSRAHYMASFHFKAFHYYLTRASQLLRGRCDMMYKRTVYRGVSVRLQHTGSGHIRFGYFASSSFDIGVAKKFGMDTLLTIHTCSGVEIRAFSCIQEEEEVLIPVHEIFNVSRRQGSNRFVLQSTNRTCSHFNCAYLGGEYWAEHEKYLCGAICCGEFENPTSGRADERDADLGTCHQDRGRQAATTLAAREDLGLARVDTGSQALT from the exons ATGATACAAATCTGCCTGCAGTTACACCTGTCCGGTGCCTGTGGAACCGAGGGGGAGTGTGGGCCAGTGGATAAGGCAGCTGACTGGGAGCGAGGAGACCAAGGCTTTCCTCCCAGATCTGCCCGTGGCCCGCTGGGTGTGACAATGGGCAAGTCACTCTACCTCGCTTTCTTCTACCAGCCTTTGTCTGCTCTAGATT CCGCAGAGGGATGTTGGAACCATGATGAAGCCTCTGCTGATCCCCTTGACATACTTCTGTCTTCACACCTGGCTGGGAATCCCTCAG GCTTTAAAGATGAGCATGGAAGAGCCATAATAGCCTACACTGACAATGACTTTCACAGTGAGTTGAATGCAGCAGTCAGAGGGGCTGGGACATCGCGAGCTCATTACATGGCCAGTTTCCACTTCAAAGCCTTTCATTATTATTTGACAAGAGCTTCACAGCTCTTACGAGGGAGGTGTGATATGATGTACAAAAGGACGGTGTACCGGGGGGTTTCTGTCAGACTTCAGCACACGGGATCAGGTCACATTAGGTTTGGATACTTTGCCTCTTCGTCTTTTGATATAGGAGTAGCTAAGAAATTTGGCATGGACACATTGCTCACCATTCACACTTGCTCTGGTGTTGAGATCAGGGCCTTCTCATGCattcaggaggaggaagaagtgtTAATCCCAGTCCATGAGATATTCAATGTGTCCCGAAGACAAGGGAGTAACCGCTTTGTCCTCCAGAGCACAAACCGGACCTGCAGCCATTTTAACTGTGCATACCTGGGTGGTGAGTACTGGGCTGAACATGAGAAATATCTGTGTGGGGCTATTTGCTGTGGAGAATTTGAAAACCCCACTTCAGGGAGAGCTGATGAGAGGGACGCTGACTTGGGGACTTGCCACCAGGACCGGGGGAGACAGGCTGCCACGACTCTTGCTGCTAGGGAGGACCTCGGGCTGGCGAGGGTGGACACTGGGTCCCAAGCGCTCACTTAG
- the LOC102946206 gene encoding ecto-ADP-ribosyltransferase 5-like isoform X3 — MMKPLLIPLTYFCLHTWLGIPQAKCQVELSMMDDAFDDQYLACAEEMDGIAPGLLEKEKSMSSLFSRVWENSEKKWELVKKKISLPTGFKDEHGRAIIAYTDNDFHSELNAAVRGAGTSRAHYMASFHFKAFHYYLTRASQLLRGRCDMMYKRTVYRGVSVRLQHTGSGHIRFGYFASSSFDIGVAKKFGMDTLLTIHTCSGVEIRAFSCIQEEEEVLIPVHEIFNVSRRQGSNRFVLQSTNRTCSHFNCAYLGGEYWAEHEKYLCGAICCGEFENPTSGRADERDADLGTCHQDRGRQAATTLAAREDLGLARVDTGSQALT; from the exons ATGATGAAGCCTCTGCTGATCCCCTTGACATACTTCTGTCTTCACACCTGGCTGGGAATCCCTCAG GCAAAATGTCAGGTGGAGCTGAGCATGATGGATGATGCTTTTGATGACCAATATCTAGCATGTGCTGAAGAAATGGATGGAATTGCACCTGGACTGCTAGAAAAAGAAAAGTCCATGTCCTCACTGTTTAGCAGGGTGTGGGAAAACTCAGAAAAAAAATGGGAACTTGTAAAGAAAAAGATTTCTCTGCCCACAGGCTTTAAAGATGAGCATGGAAGAGCCATAATAGCCTACACTGACAATGACTTTCACAGTGAGTTGAATGCAGCAGTCAGAGGGGCTGGGACATCGCGAGCTCATTACATGGCCAGTTTCCACTTCAAAGCCTTTCATTATTATTTGACAAGAGCTTCACAGCTCTTACGAGGGAGGTGTGATATGATGTACAAAAGGACGGTGTACCGGGGGGTTTCTGTCAGACTTCAGCACACGGGATCAGGTCACATTAGGTTTGGATACTTTGCCTCTTCGTCTTTTGATATAGGAGTAGCTAAGAAATTTGGCATGGACACATTGCTCACCATTCACACTTGCTCTGGTGTTGAGATCAGGGCCTTCTCATGCattcaggaggaggaagaagtgtTAATCCCAGTCCATGAGATATTCAATGTGTCCCGAAGACAAGGGAGTAACCGCTTTGTCCTCCAGAGCACAAACCGGACCTGCAGCCATTTTAACTGTGCATACCTGGGTGGTGAGTACTGGGCTGAACATGAGAAATATCTGTGTGGGGCTATTTGCTGTGGAGAATTTGAAAACCCCACTTCAGGGAGAGCTGATGAGAGGGACGCTGACTTGGGGACTTGCCACCAGGACCGGGGGAGACAGGCTGCCACGACTCTTGCTGCTAGGGAGGACCTCGGGCTGGCGAGGGTGGACACTGGGTCCCAAGCGCTCACTTAG